The DNA window AATGGTTTTCCGCCTATCTCGATCAGAGCTCCCCGGCCAGCCGAGCCTTCGACCGCTTCTGGGCCGACGAAGACGGGCTGCACGAAGCCTTCCGCCAGATGTGGCGGCGCGTGGCGCGGGCGCTCTGGCCGGTCGCCTCGGTCGTGGGCTTCGAGGTGATGAACGAGCCGCACGCGGGCTCGGCCACGCGCCCCGGCTGGGACGAGCAGGTCCTGCGCCCCTTCTACGAGGCCACGGCCCGTGCGATCCGCGAGGAGGCGCCCGGGGCCCCCGTCTTCTTCGACCCACCGGGGCTCGACGGCGCGACGGTGAGCACCCAGCTTCGTCCCCCCGCCGGGGCGGGCTTCGTCTTCGCGCCGCACTATTACTCGGTAGGCGCCTTCATCCCCGGCCTCACCACGAGCCCGGCCAAGATCCTCGCCGACCTCGGACGCTGGGCGGCCCAGGGAGCGACCTGGAAGCTACCGGTCTTCGTCGGCGAGTTCGGGATCGCGCCGACGGCGGACAAGGCCGCGAGCTACATGCGCGCGCACTACGACGCCTTCGACGCGCACGCGCTGCACGGAGCGCAGTGGGAGTACTCGACGACCGAGGACCGTTGGAACGCCGAGGCGATGAGCGTGACCGGTCCGGGTGGCGTGGAGACCGCCCTCGTGGCCGAGCTGGCCCGTCCCTTTCCGCGCGCCGTAGCCGGAACGCTCGTGCGCTTCACCTACGACGCGACCGCACGTCGCGCGGAGCTCGTCTACGACGCCCGTGCGGAGGGGATCACCGAGCTCGCCCTGCCCGCGCGAACCTACCCGACGGGGGCCGACCTCACCCTGAGCGGCGTGGACGGCGCGGCCTTCCGGATCGACGGTGGGGCCGTATTCGTCTACGCCCCGACGGCGGGGCGGCTGACCGTGAGCCTGCGTCCCGCGGCACGCTGACCGGCGAGCGACGCGCGCCCGACGCAGCCACGCTCCCACGCCACCTTCGTCAGGAGGATTGGCGAGGCGGCCCGCGCCGCCGGGGTGGCCGTGCGCCGGCTCGGGGTCCACGGGACGGAGGCCGACCACCCGCTCCTTCCCGCGTCTCCCGAGGGGGACCATCCGAAGGCCGGGATTGTCGGGGTTGCAGGCCCGTGCGCGCGAGCTTCTCATCCGCGTGCCCGAGGAGCATCAGGTGCTCGCGCCGCGACGCCCCACGGTACGCGCGCTCCGTCTCGGGATCGAAGGTCGTTCGCCGCTGCGACGCGGTGGCCCGAAGCGTGAGGCCCGCCGGCTCCGCCCAGCTCGCGAGCGAGCGGTCGAAAGGAATCGGCCCCTGAGAGGACGCGCCGTCCCCGCCGAGGACCACCACGCGGCCGCCGGGTTTGAGCACCCGCGCCACGGCCTTGAGCCACGCCCGCCCGTCGGTGTGCCAGCGCGCGAGGCCCGCGTCGGGGTCGGTGAACGAGCGCCGGGAGCCCACCTCTCCGCGCCGGAACGCGCCGTCGTCGAGCCCGAGCCAGTCGGTGCGCAGCTCGTGGTGCTCGACGTAGTCGTAGACGCTCGCGTAGGGGGGCGAGGTGATGACCACGTCCACGCTCGCGTCGCCGACGGTGCGAAGCTGCCGCGCGTCGTCCACCGCCAGGTCGAGCGCTCGGGCCGTCTCCGGCTCGCGCGGAAGGTCTGCCGCGAGCGCCTTCAAGAGGCGCCCGAGCTCCTCGGCGCGCTCGGTGAAGGCCGGCCCCACGGGGAAGGGGGCACGCACCTGCCGCGCGACCCGCGGGTCCGTGTCGCTCGTGCGCCGCGAGGCCTTCACGAGCAGCGAGGAGAGGACGAGTCCCAGCGCCTCGCGCGCGAAGGGGTCCTCGAGGGAGCTCACCTCGAAGGCGAGCCACGCGAGCTCGCGCAGGGTGGCCGGGTCGTAGAGCCGCGCCGTCGGGCCCTCCCACGGGGAGCGCACCCGAGCGTCCGCAGAAGCACTCCCCTCCGGGGCGAGCACCGGGCGCGCCAGAGGCGGTGGGGCATGGCCGTCGCGCGCCCGCTTCGAGGCCACGCCGCCGATGCGGTGCCCGAGCTCGCGCAGCGCGCGTCTCTCGGTCTGCGACGTACGGCGACAGCGCAGGCGGGCCAGGCGCACCGCGAGCGGGCTCAGGTCGCGCCCGATGGCGCGCCGCTCGGCGAGCAGCGCCTCGAGCAAGACGGTCCCCGAGCCGCAGAAGGGGTCCAGGATGAGCTCGCCGGGCGCCGCCACGAGGCGTACGAGCCGCCCCGCCGTGTGCGGGTGCATGCGCGCCGGGTAGGTGTGAAAGCCGTGCGTGTAGCGATCGAGCCCCGTGCCGGGTCGCACCTTCAGGCAGTGCGCGATCGCCTCGGCCAGCTCGCGGTCCCCCTCGAGCCGTACCGCCCCACCCACCTGCGAGAGGGCGCGTTTCTGCCTCGGCCCCTCGCGGGGGCCCTTTCTCGGCCTACGCGGCGGCATTCGGGGTCCTCTTCGGCCGCACCTTGCGGGGGCGTCGCCAGGTGAGCGCGGACCAGGCCAGCCCGCCGCCGAAGCCGACTCCCGCCAGGCTCTCGGCCATGCGGTGCGCCTGATCGAGACGCGCCCCGTCCGCGCCCACTCCGCGCCGCGCCCCGGCCCGGTGCAGGCTCGCGATGGTGGGGGTGACGGTGAGCGCGAGCGTCAGGGCCGAGCCGAGGACCGCCGCCGCCGCCGCACCGCGCAGCCAGCCAAAGAGGCCGCGTGGCCGCGCCGCGAGCCAGATCACCACCTCGCAGAGCACGAAGACGATCACCAGCCCGAGACCGATGGCGTGGAAGCGCTCGAAGATGCGCGTCATGAGCGGCGCGGCGGTCTCCCGGGGCAGCTCGCGAAAGAGCAGCGGCGCGACAACCGCCCCCGCCACGAGCAGGCCCCCGAGCCAGAGGTGCAGCGCGAGCGCACCCGCGCCTTCCACCAGCCGCACGAAGCGAGGCGGAGCGGGGGGCGTCGCCTCGCTCGAAGGGGAAGAATCGGCAGCCGCTGACATGGCGGAAGCATGCAGGCTCGCGACGCGCGGCGCAATGGACTTCCGTCGAGGAAGTCCCCTCCCCTGCCAGCGTGCGCGCGGTATGATCGGCGCATGGGGTTGGTCCTGACGCTGCGGCTGGTGACGTCCCTCGCGCTGGTCCTGGCCACCGTGTTCCTCGTGGTGATGGCCCGCCGAGAGCGCGCGTCCGTCGCGGCGGCCGTCCTCGTGCCGCTCTTCGCCCTCCTCGCGCTCTGGATCCCGCCGGGCTGGCGCCGCTGGGTCCTCGGCGCCGTGGTCCTCACGCTCTGGCTCTTCGCCCTCGCGGGCATCTGGTCCTCCGAGGGGAGCAGGGCTTCGAAGGTCGGCATCGTGGCGGCGGTGGCGCTCGTCCTCGGCGGATCCACCTATCTCGTGGAGCGCTACCTCCCCGGCGGAGCTCTGGCCGTGAGTCTGGGCATCGTCTCGCTCGTGGGCCTGGTGAGGACCGTCGGGGCGACGCGCGCGCTGCGGACCCTCGAGGGCGCCGCGCCCCTCGAGGCGAGCTCGGAGCTCGGGAGCGCGGTCTTCGAGCTCGAGGGGCGACTCCAGCTCCGACACGCCCTGCTCCGCCCCGCGCTCGAACCCGAGCCGAGCGGTCGCGACGCCGAGCCGGTGGCGCCGCCGCGGGTCGCCTTCTGGGAGCTGCTCGACGGCAGCGGGGACCGCGTCTGCTACCAGGGCGCCCCGTTCCTGATCGTCGGAGCCGACGTGCAAGCGGTCGTCGATCCCCGGGCCGTGAGACTCGACCTGACGAAGCGCGCCGCGCTGCCCGTGGAGCAGGCGCGGGCCGCGCTCGCCGCCCCCGCCCCCGAGGGCGTGGAGCGAGAGGTGAGAAACCCCGCGGCCTCGGAGGAATACGACGACCGGACCCCCGCGCAGCCGAGGCCACCCGCACCGCCGGACGAGCCCCCCACTCCCGAGGAGGGCTGGACGCTGCAGTGGCTCGAGGAAACGGCGACAGCCTACGTGCGGGGCAGGCCCGTCTGGCAGGGCGACCCGGCCGGCCTCGCCGGAGACTACCGCGGCTCCCCGCGGCTCCCCGCCTTCGCCGGGGCCGAGACCCTCCTCGCCGACCGACCGGAGCACGCGCTGGCGCGCGAGGCGACGTACCGCCTGTGGCTCTGGGGGGTCCTCACGCCGCTGCTCGTGCTCACCACGGCCCTCGTCGCGGCGAGCTGAGTCAGCGCGGCCCTGCAAAGCGAACGACGGCTCGTAATCCGCGCGGCGGAAGCCGGCTAGCCCGCCGAGACCGCGGCCCAGGCGCGTAGCCGCCGCCAGTGCCGGTCGATCCCCGCGCGCACGGCGGCGAGCTCCACGCCCACCTTGCGAAACCGGCCCTGCCCCGCGAAGTAGCGCTCGAGGGCCTCGGCCGAGAAGTCCGGCTCCACGTTGATCGCGATCCGCTCCCCGTCGAAGATCTCGTAGATCGGGTAGAGCCCCGACTGCACCGCGAGGCGCGGGAGTTCGATGCTGGCCGAGGGCTCGGACTTCCACCCCGTGGGACAAGGAGAGAGCACGTGCAGGAAACGAAACCCCTCCGTGTCGAGGGCGCGGACGAGCTTGCGCACGGCGTCCTCGGGGTGGGCGAGCGAGAGCGTCGCGACGTAGGGGACCCCGTGCGCGGCCATGATCCCGAGGATGTCCTTCTTCGGGTGCTCCTTGCCGCGCGGCGTGGTGGAGGTCACCGCCCCGAGGGGCGTGGCCGAGGAGCGCTGCCCCCCGGTGTTCCCGTAGATCTCGTTGTCGTAGCAGAAGTAGAGGATGTCCTCGTTGCGCTCGGCCGTAGCCGAGAGGGTGGCCATCCCGATGTCGTAGGTCCCGCCGTCTCCCGCGAGCACGATCACCCGCGTCTTCTCGCCGTTCAGCCGCGCGGCGTGCGCGAGCCCGGTGGCCACCGCCGCGGCGGAGGCGAAGGTCGTGGCCACGACGGGCGCGCCGTAGCCCGAGGTGGGAAAGGGCCCCGCCGCCACGATGCCGCAGCAGGCGGGGATCGCCATCTGCACCGGACGGTCCCCGATGGCCCGGCTCAAGAACTGGAGCGCCACGGACATCCCACACCCACCGCAGTTCGTGTTTCCGGGGCGCAGGACCGGCTCGGCGCGGTCGGCCGCGCTCTGCGGCAGGCCTCCGAGAAGCGGCTCGGTGTCCATCAGCCCACCTCCTTGAGCAGCGGCGCCTCGGCGTGCTCGCGCGCCAGGAGGTCGTCGAAGAGCGCCTCGAGGTGGCGGGGCCGGATGTCGCCGCCACCGAGGCCCACCAGGTAGTCCTGCACCAGCGCCTCGCGCGGAGCCAGCGCGCGGAGCTCCCCCCAGAGGACGCCGCCGAGCCCCGGCGAAACGTTGCGGTCGACAACCGCGATGCGCCGCGCCCCGCGCAGCACGCGCCGGAGCGCCTCCTCGGGGAACGGGCGAAAGAGCCGGACGCGCAGCCCCCCCGCGCGGATGCCGCGAGCGCGCGCGGAATCCACCGCGGCCCGCACCGTCGCCGCGGTCGTGCCCATCGAGACCATCACCACCTCCGCGTCCTCCAGGCGGTAGCCCACGAGCGGCTCGGGCGGCCGGCGACCGAAGACCTCCTCGAAGCTCGCCTGCACCTCGCGGTAGACCTCGGGGACGCGCGCCATGGCGTCGATGAGCTGCTTGCGATGCACCTCGGTCTCGTGGGGAAAGTCGAGCGCACCGACGGTACGCGGCCGGTTCGCCACGCGGTGCGGCAGATCGAGCGGCGGCAGGAAGCGGTCCACCAGCGCCTGCTCCGGCACCTCGGTGGCCGTGATGGTGTGCGAGAGGACGAAGGCGTCCTGGCAGACCAGGACCGGCAGAAGCACCCGGCGATCCTCGGCCAGGCGGAAGGCGAGCAGCAGGGTGTCGAAGACCTCCTGGTTGTCTTCGCAGTAGAAGTGGATCCACCCGGCGTCGCGCAGCATCAGCGTGTCGCCGTGGTCCACCCAGATGTTCCACGGCGGCCCGAGGGTGCGGTTCACGGCCATCATGACCACCGGCAACCGCGCGAAGGCCGCGGCGTAGACGTTCTCGGTCATGTAGGCCAGCCCGTTCGACGAGGAGGCCGTGAAGGTGCGCAGTCCGGCCGCGGCGTAGCCCATGCAGACGGCCATCGCGCTGTGCTCGCTCTCGACGCGCACCACGTGGCCCTTCTCGATCTCCTGCTGGCAGAGGAGCTCGATGCACTCGGTCTGCGGCGTGATGGGGTAGACGCCGCTGCCGAAGCCGCGCCCCACGCGGTTGGCGCGCGCGGCCAGCGTCGCGGCCATGGCCGAGGCGTGATTGGCGGTGAGAAGCTCGGTGCTCATTGGGCCACCATTTCCATCGCGCCGCGGGGGCACTCGGTCACGCAGACCCCGCAGCCCTTGCAGTAGTCGTAGTCGATACGGTAGCGGTCGGTCGGGCCGCGCTGTCCGGTGCGAAAGATGATCCCATCCGGGCAGTAGACGAGGCAGGTGTCGCACCCCGTGCAGTCCCCGCAGGAGAGGCAGCGCGAGGACTCCGCTCCGTCGGCCAGGCCGCGGTTCACCTCGTCGAGAGAACGTGCGCGTTCGCCGGCGGGCGCGTAGCTATGCGAGGCCGGCGGGCGCGAGCGGAAGGCGCCGAAGCGGACGTCCGCCACTCCGACGGTCTTCTCGGCCGCGACGAGGCGCGGGATCCCCTCGACAGACTCGCCGAGCGCCTCGAGGACCGCGCGCGCCGCGCGCAGGCCGTCCCCGATGGCGTGGGCCACCGTACCGTCCCCGGTCGAGACGTCCCCCGCGGCGAAGGCGTGGAGCGCCCGCTCGCCGTCCCAGAGCCGCCCCCGCTCGAGCCGCCACCCCTCGGGGAGCAGCGACAGGTCGACCGACTGCCCGAGGGCGAGGAGCACGCGCGCGCAGGGGAGCCGATGCGTCCGGTCGGTGACCACGGGTCGGCGGCGACCGCTGGCGTCCGCCGGGCCGAGCTCGACCTCCGCGAGCACGACCCCCTCGAGCGCCGCACCCCCGTAAAACCCGACGGGCGCCCGCTGGAGCAGGAGCTCCACCCCCTCCTCCACGGCCTCGTCGATCTCCTCGCGGATGGCCGGCATCTCCTCGCGGCTGCGTCGGTAGGCGATGGTCACCTTCTCCGCCCCGGCGCGCAGGGCGCTGCGCGCGCAGTCGAGCGCGGTGTTGCCGCCGCCGAGCACCACGACGTGCCCCGAGAGCCGCTCGCCCCCCGGCTGCAGGTTGAAGCGGTGCAGAAATCGGATCCCTTGTTCGACGCCGGCGGGAGCCTCCGCGTCGAGGCGGGTCAGCTTCTGCAGCCCCGTGGCGACGATCAGCGCGTCGTGGCTCTTCGAGAGCGCGCGGAGCTCCGCCGCGTCCACGCGCGCGCCGAGGCGCGTCTCCACGCCGAGCGCCAGGACTCCCGCCACCTCGCGGTCGAGCGCCTCGCGTGGTAGACGGTAGGTCGGGATGCCGGTGCGAAGCACGCCACCGAGAGCCTGTTCGGCCTCGACCAGCGTGACGGCGTGACCACTCCGGGCGAGGTGATACGCGGCCGACAGCCCGGCGGGGCCGCTCCCCACGACCGCCACGCGGCGCGGCTTCGCCACGGCGAGTCGCTCCGTCTGCGCCACGGGCACGGCGTCGGCGATGTGACGTTCGAGCCCACGCGTGTCCACCGCGCCGTCGTAGAACTGCCGGTTGCAGCCGCCCATGCAGAAGCCGGGGCAGACCCTGCCGCACACGGCCGCGAGAGGCGTGGTGCGCCCGAGCACGCGCGCCGCCGCCGCCGCGCTCTCGCGGTCGAGGGCCTGCACGTAGCCCACCACGTCGTTGCCGGCGGGACAGGCGGCGCTGCACGGTGCGGCGGCCTTCACGTAGCGCGGCATCTGCGAGCGCCAGGCCCCCGTCTTGAGCGCGGGGTACGGGCCTTCGGTGTGGTCCGTGAGGTCCAGGACGGGGCCCGCGAGCGTCGCGCCCCAGGCCGAGGCGCCTCCATCGGCCGCCTTCGTCGCCGCCCCCTCGGACGGTGCGCCGTCGAGCAGCCGAACCGCGGCGTAGGCCTCCTTGGCCGCGTCGAGGTTTCCGCCGAGCCCCATCTTCCCGTAGACCTCGGCGAGGAGCGCGACCGGCAGCCCCAGCGCGCGGGCGAAGGCTCCCACGATGGTGGTATTCACGATCACCACCGACCGCGTGCCGATGCCGTGGCGCCGGGCGATCGCCGTGGCGTCCACCGTCGCCAGGCGGTGCCCCGCGAAGCGCCCGGCGAAGGCCTCCGGCCCGTCGGGGGTGTTCAGGAGCAACGTCCCCCCGGGGGCCAGGCCCGCCACGAGCTGCTCGCTGAGCAGCGTCGGGTCCAGCACCAGCAGGTGGTCCGGGTCGTAGACCTTGTTGCGGTTCTCGATCACCCGGTCGGCCACGCGCGCGTAGGCCCTGACCGGCGCTCCCGAGCGCTCGCCCGCGTAGTCGCCGAAGGCCTGCACGCTCTTGCCGAGGCGGGCGTAGATCGCGGCCAGGATCTTGGCGCAGGTGACGCCGCCCTGGCCGCCGCGGCCATGCACGCGGATCTCCATCGCGGACTGTTCTTCGGGCATCGTAGGGGGAGAGGGCGGGGCTGACACAGGTGGACCTCCGTTAGGCCACCATAGCGAAGCGCGACAGGCCTCCCCTTGACCTCCGTCATGCCTCGGTGTCGCTCCGTCAGCGATGGCCTCGGCGCCCCGACCCGTGGCGCGGTGGTCGCGACCCCGAAGCACCCGGAGCCCGACGCTGGCGCTGCTCCATGGCCTGGGCCTGCGCGGCCTGCTCGGCGGTCAGGCGCACGAACGCCTCCACGCGCCCGAGCGGGACCTCCCCCGCCGCCACCGCCGCTCGCACCGCGCAGTCGGGCTCGGTACCGTGTCGGCAATCCGCGAAGCGGCAGGTCTCGGCCAATCGCACCACGTCGTCGAAGGCGTGCGTGAGTCCGGCTTCGCTTCCCGCGAGCCCCACCTGCCGCAGGCCGGGCGTGTCGATGAGCGCCGCCCCCCCGGGCAGGCACAGGAGCTGCCGCGACCGCGTGGTGTGCCGCCCCTTCCCGTCGGCGCCGACGGCCCCCGTGCGCTGCGGCGCGCCGCCGAACCAGAGGTTCACGAGCGTGCTCTTCCCCGCCCCCGAGGTGCCGAGCAGGGCCACGGTTCGCCCGCTCCCGAGGTACGCCGCGAGCGGCGCGAGGCCCGTTCCGTCCACCGCGCTCACCACGTGGAGCTCGGCCCCCGGTGCGGCCAGGCGAGCGCGCGCCACGTGCGGCTCGGGGTCGGCGCAGGTGTCGGCCTTGGTCAGCACGAGCACCGGCACCGCGCCGCCGGCCCACACGATGGTGGCCAGCCGCTCGATGCGCCGGGGGTTCACGTCCCGCCCGAGCGCACAGACGAGGAACACCACGTCCACGTTCGCCGCCACGACCTGCTCGCGCACCCGCCGCCCCGCCTCCTTGCGCGCGATGCGCGTGCGCCGCGGCAGCACCTCCTCGATCGGACGCCGCTCCGCCTCGTCCACGTCGGTGCGCAGGAGCACGAAGTCCCCGACCGCCGGGCGCTCCGCGCTGCCGGACCGGATGGCCTGGCGCAGATTTCCCGAGAGCTCGGCGGGCTCTTCTCCCCGAAGCGAGCGGACCCAGTAGCAGCCGCGAAGCTCCCCCACGACGCGCGCCACCTGCTCGGCGCGCGCCCCGCGCTCACGCAGGAGGGCCCGCCACCCCGCATCCAAGCCGGGGAGCGCCGAAAGCCCGTCGGGGTCTTGCGCTTCGCTCATCGCAGGCCACCTAAGCACGGGGGCGCGACGAGCAGCAAGGGCGGAGCCTCGCGCCCCGAGCGCGCCCGCCAAAGGAGGACCGACCCACGCCCTGCCGCCACTTCGGGATTGACCCTGCGACGCGAACCGGGCTACCCCCTCGCGCACCGCAACCCTGGCTTAGAGGAGACAAAGCCATGAAGACCGCTCGTGCATCGATGCTCACCGGGACCTGCCTGCTCGCGCTCGGCCTCGCCGCGTGCGGCAAGGCCAGCACCACCGCCGACCAGGGGACGCCCAAGTCCGACGCGGGGGCGACCGTCGATGCGAAGGGCGCGACCAGCGACGGCGCCGTCGCCGGCGGAGACGCGAGCGTGCCGACCGGTGCGTGCGCGCCGGACAAGCTCGCCGCCGAGGCGCTGCTCACCGGCAAGAAGATCCTGAACGGCGTGGCCGGCAGCACGGCGAGCACCCCGCTCGCCGACCTCATCAAGGACCCGACCGCCTTCAACGGCAAGTTCGTCCGCATCGAGGGGAAGATCGTCGAGATCTGCGACGAGCAGGGCTGCTACGTGACGCTCGGGGACGCCAAGGGAAACAAGGTGAACCTGAAGACGGTGGACGGCACGGTGGACTTCCGCACCATCACCAAGGTGGGGCGCTACGCCGTGGGCGAGGGGACCTACGGCGGCGGGAGCCACGGCTCGCAGGTGGACATCATGAAGCACGGGGCGATGCTCGGGAACGTGGATTGCCCGTAGCACCGCGGCGGTCGGACGCGAGCTACCGACGGATACTCTCCGCCGTGGGGTCGAGGACGCGACCGAGGAAGAGGATCGCGCCGGTCTGCTTGTCCCGGACGAGGAAGAGGAACGGACGGTTGAAGAAGACGCGCACGGGGTCCACCTGCGCCGAGCCGGCCATCACGACCGCCGTGGCCGCGGCAGCCTCGGTCCCCGCCTCGTCCACCGCCACGAAGGCCTTGTGCAGCACGTCCGAGATGTAGAGCTCCTTGCGGCCCAGGATCCCGGAGAAGTCCGCGGCCCCGGAGAAGGCCTGCTGCATCCCGAGCGCCTGGAGCTGCTTCTTCAGGCCGAGCGCCCCCTCGATGCGGAACTTGGGCAGGTGCAGCTCCACCATCGTGGGCTGCACGCGACGCAGCAGCGCGGAGAGCGCCTTGTCGTCGAAACGCGCCTCGAAGTCCGAGAAGCTGCCCGTCTCGGGGCGGACGAGCAGCATGGAGAGCTCCTGGCCGTCGTAGGCCAGCTCCACCGCCTCGGCCCCGCCGTCCTTGCCGTGCCCGTAGTGGTAGGTCTTGCTCATCATGGGCGCCATGACGGTCTTGCCGTCTGCGGTGACGAACTCGTCGCGGCGGGTCTGCGCCGGGTCGAACTTGTCCTCCCACGCCGCGTTGAAATAGATCGCGTTCGTCAGCACGAGACGCGTGAGGTCCGTGACCGCCCCCTCGGGGAGCAGGTCCTTGATCTTGTCGTTGGTCTTCCCCGCCACCCAGTCGTTGATCGTCACGCGGGAGGGCTCGGGCTGGTCGCGGAAGTTCACGAGCCGGACCCCGGCCCCGTAGTTCTCGGCGAGCGTGTCGAGGTAGCTCGCGTCGAAGTCGTAGCCCTTCTGCCCCCAGGCCGCGTTGGCCACGTTGAGCCGGAAGGGGCGCCCGCTCTTGCCCTTCGCCGCTTCCCCGCGACGGGCGAGCTCCAGGTCGAGGGCGTTCATTGCGGCGTGCAGCGCGCCCTGCGGCAGCGTGAAGTGGAGCGCCTTGGCCAGCTCCTGCTCCGTCCCGCCGCGGGCCCCGGCGTGGGCCATGGCGAGCGCCAGGGAGATGCTGTGCGGCGAGAAGAAGAGGTTTCCCGACTCCGCGCGGAGCGACCGGTAGAGGTCGAACGCGAAGGTGGCGTTGCCCGAGACGACGTCCGCCAGGTCGGTCCCACCGAGCCGCGGGGAGAGCACGCGCTGTTTGCTGGAGGCCGCCACCTCGCCCGTCGGTCCGGGGGGGACGGGGGTCGAATCCGAGGCGCAGCCGAGCAGACCAGCCAGCGCGAAGAGAGCAGAGGCCTTGGCCGTGCGAAACATGGGACGCTCCTTTCGAGGGCAGAAGTGGGCGACGATGCCCGTCGAGAGGCGGCGATTGCGAGGGGCGTGCCAGCTCGGCCGCAGAATGGTTCTGGGGGCTTCAGCGGCGCTGTGCCGTGCCTGTGCCAGGCGCTCGCGGCGCAGTGCCTTGGAAATGTGAGGGGGCGAAGCGAGCGGACGTAGGGAGGAGCTCAGTTCCCGGCCGCGTCCCTCGCGGTGAGATCGGCCGGTGCGCCGTCGGTCGTCGCGAAGTCGGCCGCGTTGAGGTCCGCCGCGTTGAAGTCGGCCGCGTTGAAGTCCGCCACGCCGAAGTCCGCCAGGCCGAAGTCCGGCATACCGAAGTCCGGCATACCGAAGTCCGCCACACCGAAGTCGGCCAGGCCGAAGTCCGGCAGGCCGAAGTCCGGCATACCGAAGTCCGGCGCTCCGAGGTCGGCGGCCGCCGCGTCCGGAAGGCCCAGGTCTGCCGCGCCGACGTCGGGAGTGGCCGCGTCGGGCACGGCCGCGTCGGGGGCACCCGCATCCCCTGTGCCGAAGTCCACCGGCAGTGCCGCATCGGGCGGTCGCGTCGCATCCGGCTTTCCAGCTTCCCGCGCCACGGCATCCTGGCTCCCCCGATCCACGCGGGCACCGTCCAGCCGCGCCCGCTCTGCGGAACCCGCGTCCGTCGCGGCGGCGTCTCGGCGCGCGCCGTCAGTCGCCGCGTCCGCGGGGCCGCCTCCCTCCGCCGGGTGGGCGTCGTTCTGAAACGCGGGGTTCGTCGCCGTGCACCCGACGAGTACCGCGACCAGCAGTACCGCCGGGCCGAGGCGCACGCCCCGGCTGTCGTCCCGCGTCTGCCTCCGCATGCCGACCTCCCCGGTTCGGACCCTGTCGGGCGGGTCGCTCCATCGCTGCTCCATGCTGCTCCCTTGGGGCCCGCGCTTCAAGAGGCCGGCGAGCGCCCGTGCGGCGGGCGCGGTCGGGCTCGTCCTGGTCGCGTCGAGTCCGCGGCTTCTCCGTGCGCGCGGCCGGGGCGTCGAAGCGCTCGAGCTCGGCTTCGAACCCCCCCATGTCGACGGTGAAGCGCCCGGCGAGGCGCAGCCCCGCGGCGCGTGCGGCCGGCGCGGTCGCCGACGGGTCGGGCGAGACGAGCACGATCCGTCCCCCCGGCGCGAGACGAGGCGCGACCCGCGTGATGACCTCCGCGAGGAGCATCCCCGCCTCTCGACGGTCGAGCAGCCTTCGCCCCAGAGGCGGGTTGGTGATCACGAGCGTGAGAGGCCCTTCGGGCATCACCAGCCG is part of the Deltaproteobacteria bacterium genome and encodes:
- a CDS encoding FAD-dependent oxidoreductase; the encoded protein is MEIRVHGRGGQGGVTCAKILAAIYARLGKSVQAFGDYAGERSGAPVRAYARVADRVIENRNKVYDPDHLLVLDPTLLSEQLVAGLAPGGTLLLNTPDGPEAFAGRFAGHRLATVDATAIARRHGIGTRSVVIVNTTIVGAFARALGLPVALLAEVYGKMGLGGNLDAAKEAYAAVRLLDGAPSEGAATKAADGGASAWGATLAGPVLDLTDHTEGPYPALKTGAWRSQMPRYVKAAAPCSAACPAGNDVVGYVQALDRESAAAAARVLGRTTPLAAVCGRVCPGFCMGGCNRQFYDGAVDTRGLERHIADAVPVAQTERLAVAKPRRVAVVGSGPAGLSAAYHLARSGHAVTLVEAEQALGGVLRTGIPTYRLPREALDREVAGVLALGVETRLGARVDAAELRALSKSHDALIVATGLQKLTRLDAEAPAGVEQGIRFLHRFNLQPGGERLSGHVVVLGGGNTALDCARSALRAGAEKVTIAYRRSREEMPAIREEIDEAVEEGVELLLQRAPVGFYGGAALEGVVLAEVELGPADASGRRRPVVTDRTHRLPCARVLLALGQSVDLSLLPEGWRLERGRLWDGERALHAFAAGDVSTGDGTVAHAIGDGLRAARAVLEALGESVEGIPRLVAAEKTVGVADVRFGAFRSRPPASHSYAPAGERARSLDEVNRGLADGAESSRCLSCGDCTGCDTCLVYCPDGIIFRTGQRGPTDRYRIDYDYCKGCGVCVTECPRGAMEMVAQ
- a CDS encoding cellulase family glycosylhydrolase yields the protein MRHERHPRGGGFTRGLAFSLAASVLSGGCRAGEPSFPLSAEELALSSLKLTVSGEKLLDARGREVLLRGVNAGGRSKLAPFFPFAFRESGLASQAKAPPFDEAARAYLDRVKAWGVNVLRVPFSWEAVEPERGRYDELFLARFRRLCELCGERGLRVIVDFHQDAFARPYCGDGFPLWACTQPVPETPADCSEWFSAYLDQSSPASRAFDRFWADEDGLHEAFRQMWRRVARALWPVASVVGFEVMNEPHAGSATRPGWDEQVLRPFYEATARAIREEAPGAPVFFDPPGLDGATVSTQLRPPAGAGFVFAPHYYSVGAFIPGLTTSPAKILADLGRWAAQGATWKLPVFVGEFGIAPTADKAASYMRAHYDAFDAHALHGAQWEYSTTEDRWNAEAMSVTGPGGVETALVAELARPFPRAVAGTLVRFTYDATARRAELVYDARAEGITELALPARTYPTGADLTLSGVDGAAFRIDGGAVFVYAPTAGRLTVSLRPAAR
- the porA gene encoding pyruvate ferredoxin oxidoreductase; protein product: MSTELLTANHASAMAATLAARANRVGRGFGSGVYPITPQTECIELLCQQEIEKGHVVRVESEHSAMAVCMGYAAAGLRTFTASSSNGLAYMTENVYAAAFARLPVVMMAVNRTLGPPWNIWVDHGDTLMLRDAGWIHFYCEDNQEVFDTLLLAFRLAEDRRVLLPVLVCQDAFVLSHTITATEVPEQALVDRFLPPLDLPHRVANRPRTVGALDFPHETEVHRKQLIDAMARVPEVYREVQASFEEVFGRRPPEPLVGYRLEDAEVVMVSMGTTAATVRAAVDSARARGIRAGGLRVRLFRPFPEEALRRVLRGARRIAVVDRNVSPGLGGVLWGELRALAPREALVQDYLVGLGGGDIRPRHLEALFDDLLAREHAEAPLLKEVG
- the rsgA gene encoding ribosome small subunit-dependent GTPase A, giving the protein MSEAQDPDGLSALPGLDAGWRALLRERGARAEQVARVVGELRGCYWVRSLRGEEPAELSGNLRQAIRSGSAERPAVGDFVLLRTDVDEAERRPIEEVLPRRTRIARKEAGRRVREQVVAANVDVVFLVCALGRDVNPRRIERLATIVWAGGAVPVLVLTKADTCADPEPHVARARLAAPGAELHVVSAVDGTGLAPLAAYLGSGRTVALLGTSGAGKSTLVNLWFGGAPQRTGAVGADGKGRHTTRSRQLLCLPGGAALIDTPGLRQVGLAGSEAGLTHAFDDVVRLAETCRFADCRHGTEPDCAVRAAVAAGEVPLGRVEAFVRLTAEQAAQAQAMEQRQRRAPGASGSRPPRHGSGRRGHR
- a CDS encoding DUF4149 domain-containing protein, whose amino-acid sequence is MSAAADSSPSSEATPPAPPRFVRLVEGAGALALHLWLGGLLVAGAVVAPLLFRELPRETAAPLMTRIFERFHAIGLGLVIVFVLCEVVIWLAARPRGLFGWLRGAAAAAVLGSALTLALTVTPTIASLHRAGARRGVGADGARLDQAHRMAESLAGVGFGGGLAWSALTWRRPRKVRPKRTPNAAA
- a CDS encoding pyruvate synthase subunit beta; its protein translation is MDTEPLLGGLPQSAADRAEPVLRPGNTNCGGCGMSVALQFLSRAIGDRPVQMAIPACCGIVAAGPFPTSGYGAPVVATTFASAAAVATGLAHAARLNGEKTRVIVLAGDGGTYDIGMATLSATAERNEDILYFCYDNEIYGNTGGQRSSATPLGAVTSTTPRGKEHPKKDILGIMAAHGVPYVATLSLAHPEDAVRKLVRALDTEGFRFLHVLSPCPTGWKSEPSASIELPRLAVQSGLYPIYEIFDGERIAINVEPDFSAEALERYFAGQGRFRKVGVELAAVRAGIDRHWRRLRAWAAVSAG